The proteins below come from a single Nostoc sp. KVJ3 genomic window:
- the rodA gene encoding rod shape-determining protein RodA has protein sequence MLLKRSLPKIRWKSWVKPWQQVDWLLFCLPVAISIFGGTMILSTELKQPVTDWWWHWMVAGIGVLIALFLSRIRYELLMQWHWVTYSLTNFSLIAVMIAGTSAKGAQRWISIAGFNVQPSEFAKIGMIVTLAALLHRRTASSLEGVFRVLAITAIPWGLVFLQPDLATSLVFGAIVLGMLYWANANPGWLILMISPVVAAILLSISWPLSGPIVLFKELSFGPLGIVWSFAMAIVGWQTLPWRRFGFSAISAWTLNILGGELGVFAWNHILKPYQKDRLTVFMDPDHDPLGAGYHLIQSRIAIGAGEIWGWGLFKGPMTQLNFVPEQHTDFIFSAVGEEFGFVGCLVVLFVFCLICLRLLHIAQTAKDNFGSLLAIGVLSMIVFQVIVNVGMTVGLAPVAGIPLPWMSYGRSAMLTNFISLGIVESVANFRQRQKYY, from the coding sequence ATGTTGTTAAAACGATCGCTCCCCAAAATTCGCTGGAAGTCTTGGGTTAAGCCCTGGCAACAGGTAGATTGGCTCCTATTTTGTTTGCCAGTTGCTATCAGTATCTTTGGTGGCACTATGATTCTCAGTACGGAGTTGAAGCAGCCAGTAACTGATTGGTGGTGGCACTGGATGGTAGCGGGTATCGGAGTGCTTATAGCCCTGTTTTTATCTCGCATCCGTTACGAACTATTGATGCAGTGGCACTGGGTAACATACTCACTAACGAATTTCAGCTTAATTGCTGTGATGATTGCTGGTACTAGCGCAAAAGGGGCACAGAGGTGGATTAGTATCGCCGGCTTTAACGTGCAACCCTCAGAATTTGCCAAAATTGGTATGATCGTCACCTTAGCAGCTTTGCTACATAGGCGGACTGCTTCTAGCCTCGAAGGGGTTTTCCGCGTTCTGGCAATCACTGCCATCCCTTGGGGATTAGTGTTTTTGCAGCCAGATTTAGCAACATCACTGGTATTTGGTGCGATCGTCTTAGGAATGCTTTACTGGGCAAATGCTAACCCAGGTTGGTTAATTCTGATGATTTCTCCTGTGGTTGCCGCCATTTTACTGAGTATATCTTGGCCTTTATCAGGGCCGATAGTTTTATTCAAAGAACTATCTTTTGGCCCATTAGGGATAGTTTGGTCATTTGCGATGGCTATTGTAGGCTGGCAAACTCTTCCTTGGCGTAGATTTGGTTTCAGTGCCATTAGTGCGTGGACTCTTAACATACTCGGTGGCGAATTAGGAGTCTTCGCCTGGAACCATATTTTAAAGCCGTATCAAAAAGATCGGCTCACTGTATTTATGGATCCCGATCACGATCCACTTGGTGCTGGATATCACTTAATCCAATCTCGTATTGCTATTGGTGCTGGTGAAATTTGGGGATGGGGTTTGTTCAAGGGGCCAATGACACAACTGAATTTTGTGCCTGAACAGCATACAGACTTTATTTTCTCCGCAGTAGGGGAAGAATTCGGTTTTGTTGGTTGTTTGGTAGTGCTGTTTGTCTTCTGCTTAATTTGCCTCCGTCTGTTGCATATTGCCCAAACCGCCAAAGATAATTTTGGTTCCTTGCTGGCTATTGGCGTTTTGTCCATGATCGTGTTTCAGGTGATTGTGAACGTTGGTATGACTGTAGGTTTAGCGCCTGTGGCAGGTATTCCCCTACCCTGGATGAGCTATGGGCGTTCTGCGATGCTGACTAACTTCATTTCCTTGGGAATAGTAGAATCAGTAGCAAATTTCCGCCAAAGGCAGAAGTACTATTGA
- a CDS encoding STAS domain-containing protein, which produces MIQIDQKTYTTQDGNTVIVLTPAGRLDITTAWQFRLKLQECISKLSRHVVVNLAQVNFIDSSGLTSLVAGMRDADKVKGSFRICNVHPEAKLVFEVTMMDTVFEIFETEEEALEGVPRSIAS; this is translated from the coding sequence GTGATTCAGATAGACCAAAAAACTTATACAACCCAAGACGGAAACACAGTGATTGTCTTGACACCTGCCGGTCGCCTAGACATTACCACAGCTTGGCAATTTCGCCTGAAGTTACAAGAGTGTATTTCCAAACTCAGCCGCCATGTAGTTGTCAATCTGGCTCAGGTAAATTTTATTGATAGTTCTGGTCTTACGTCTTTGGTAGCGGGGATGCGTGATGCTGATAAAGTCAAGGGCAGCTTCCGCATCTGCAATGTACATCCAGAAGCGAAACTTGTGTTTGAAGTGACGATGATGGATACTGTCTTTGAAATCTTTGAAACAGAAGAGGAAGCTTTAGAAGGCGTACCTCGTAGCATTGCTAGCTAA
- a CDS encoding phage holin family protein, with product MNIVTLLIVWVVTAISLLIISKLPLGVEIDTPGKAFLSAAVLGIVTAIVRPILSLIFAVPNLLTLDLLSGIFTFMIAVVCFSIAAWLVEGFRLRYGIWSAVIGAFTLTIINSLIYKLLGV from the coding sequence ATGAATATCGTGACGCTTTTAATTGTTTGGGTAGTAACAGCTATCAGCTTGTTAATCATTAGTAAATTACCTTTAGGAGTTGAAATTGATACTCCTGGTAAAGCCTTCCTTTCTGCCGCAGTGCTTGGTATCGTGACGGCAATAGTCAGACCGATTTTAAGCCTCATTTTTGCAGTACCAAATTTACTTACCTTAGATTTATTATCCGGCATTTTCACATTTATGATTGCCGTGGTTTGTTTTAGTATTGCTGCTTGGTTAGTAGAGGGCTTTCGCTTACGTTACGGTATTTGGAGTGCTGTTATTGGTGCATTCACCCTGACCATTATTAACAGCTTAATCTACAAATTATTGGGCGTGTAA
- the psb29 gene encoding photosystem II biogenesis protein Psp29: MNNVRTVSDTKRTFYNLHTRPINTIYRRVVEELMVEMHLLSVNIDFSYNPIYALGVVTTFDRFMQGYQPERDQESIFNALCRAIEKDPQHYRQDAERLQAVAKGLPVKDLIGWLGQTTYLDRDADLQTQLQAIANNPNFKYNRLFAIGVFSLLEQSDPALVKDEKQLTEALKAIAAGLHVSDDKLNKDLELYRSNLDKMAQALVVMADMLSADRKKREQRKQQSTIPVAPPSSNE; encoded by the coding sequence GTGAATAACGTCCGTACTGTCTCTGATACAAAACGAACTTTTTACAATCTTCACACCCGACCGATTAACACTATTTATCGTCGGGTAGTAGAAGAATTGATGGTGGAAATGCATCTGCTATCAGTAAATATCGATTTTAGCTACAATCCAATTTATGCCTTGGGTGTCGTCACTACTTTCGACCGCTTCATGCAAGGCTATCAACCAGAACGGGATCAAGAATCAATTTTTAACGCCTTATGTCGGGCTATAGAAAAAGATCCGCAACACTATCGACAGGATGCTGAAAGATTGCAAGCCGTAGCAAAAGGTTTGCCAGTTAAAGATTTAATTGGGTGGCTAGGCCAAACTACTTACTTAGATCGAGATGCTGATTTGCAGACACAACTGCAAGCGATCGCTAATAATCCTAACTTTAAATACAATCGGTTGTTCGCAATCGGTGTATTTTCGTTATTGGAACAGTCAGATCCGGCATTAGTTAAAGACGAAAAACAACTAACTGAGGCACTAAAAGCGATCGCTGCTGGCTTGCACGTATCTGATGATAAACTCAACAAGGATTTGGAGTTATACCGCTCTAACCTAGACAAAATGGCGCAAGCGCTGGTAGTAATGGCAGATATGCTCTCAGCCGATCGCAAAAAACGCGAGCAACGTAAACAACAATCAACTATACCCGTTGCTCCCCCAAGTTCCAACGAATAG
- the hemF gene encoding oxygen-dependent coproporphyrinogen oxidase: MLTNSQTPTVAAESSKSLPAPDAQTRVSQFMKQLQDEITESLAKLDGVAKFNEDSWERPEGGGGRSRVLREGAIFEQAGVNFSEVWGSHLPASILTQRPEAAGHGFYATGTSMVLHPHNPYVPTVHLNYRYFEAGPVWWFGGGIDLTPYYPFAEDAAHLHKTLKQACDKHHPDYYSVFKRWCDEYFYLKHRDETRGVGGLFFDYQDGQGALYRGPNPNGEAAIYSNQVGTPATRNWEDLFGFVQDCGRSFLPAYVPIVERRHGIEYGDRQRNFQLYRRGRYVEFNLVYDRGTIFGLQTNGRTESILMSLPPLVRWEYGYQPEPNSPEAELYETFLKPQDWINWIPN; the protein is encoded by the coding sequence ATGTTGACCAACTCGCAAACACCAACTGTAGCAGCAGAATCATCCAAGTCTTTGCCAGCACCTGACGCTCAGACTAGAGTCAGTCAGTTTATGAAACAACTGCAAGACGAAATTACCGAATCATTGGCAAAACTAGATGGTGTGGCTAAGTTTAATGAAGATAGTTGGGAACGCCCTGAAGGAGGTGGAGGGCGATCGCGCGTGCTGCGAGAAGGTGCAATATTTGAACAAGCTGGTGTAAATTTTTCTGAAGTTTGGGGTTCCCATTTGCCAGCCTCAATTTTAACCCAACGCCCAGAAGCAGCAGGACATGGCTTTTATGCTACGGGAACTTCAATGGTGTTGCATCCTCACAATCCTTATGTGCCCACAGTTCATCTAAATTATCGCTACTTTGAAGCGGGGCCAGTGTGGTGGTTTGGTGGTGGTATTGACTTAACGCCTTATTATCCCTTTGCTGAAGATGCAGCACATTTACACAAAACATTAAAACAAGCTTGTGACAAACACCACCCAGACTATTACTCGGTATTCAAGCGGTGGTGTGATGAATATTTTTACCTCAAGCATCGTGATGAGACACGGGGTGTAGGTGGTCTGTTTTTTGATTACCAAGATGGTCAGGGTGCTTTATATCGGGGGCCAAATCCCAATGGGGAAGCGGCTATTTATAGCAACCAGGTGGGAACACCTGCAACCCGCAATTGGGAAGATTTGTTTGGCTTTGTGCAAGACTGTGGCAGATCATTTTTACCAGCCTACGTACCAATTGTAGAACGGCGACATGGGATAGAGTATGGCGATCGCCAACGGAATTTTCAACTCTATCGCCGGGGACGGTATGTAGAATTTAACTTGGTTTATGACCGAGGGACTATTTTTGGTCTGCAAACCAACGGACGCACCGAATCAATTCTCATGTCCCTACCTCCCTTAGTGCGCTGGGAATACGGCTATCAACCGGAACCTAATTCCCCTGAAGCCGAGTTGTATGAAACTTTCCTTAAGCCTCAAGACTGGATCAACTGGATACCAAATTAA
- a CDS encoding ExbD/TolR family protein, producing MKVNLHTPIEEVQIQIIPLIDVVFCILTFFLLAALQFTRQQAINVDLPKASSSTISGITSQNGSLIVTIDAVGNTYIEKQPVKREDLEQSLKQYLQANPSAVVVLNASRTATYNDVIETLDLLRQVGGDRVSLGIIPGPSQPPINNSLNQPNIPSFPSNPGAAPLPGINPEGNITPKFPPAPNSVPFPSVNQPQTGQGISPINPGISNPPASQAPVAPKKTQPTLKR from the coding sequence ATGAAAGTTAATCTCCATACTCCAATTGAAGAAGTTCAAATTCAAATCATCCCTTTAATTGATGTCGTTTTTTGTATCCTGACGTTTTTTTTGTTAGCGGCATTACAATTTACGCGCCAACAAGCAATAAATGTTGATTTGCCCAAAGCCAGTTCCAGTACGATATCTGGAATCACATCACAGAATGGAAGTCTGATTGTAACTATCGATGCCGTTGGCAATACTTACATAGAAAAACAACCTGTAAAACGTGAGGATTTGGAACAGAGTTTAAAACAGTATCTTCAAGCAAACCCTAGTGCTGTTGTGGTACTAAATGCTTCGCGGACAGCAACTTACAATGATGTCATTGAGACATTGGATTTACTGCGGCAAGTAGGAGGCGATCGCGTTTCTTTGGGGATTATTCCTGGCCCATCTCAACCACCCATAAACAACTCACTCAACCAGCCGAATATTCCCTCTTTCCCAAGCAATCCTGGTGCTGCACCACTTCCAGGTATCAATCCCGAAGGCAATATTACCCCTAAATTTCCCCCAGCACCTAATTCTGTACCCTTTCCTAGCGTCAATCAGCCTCAAACAGGACAAGGTATCAGTCCTATTAATCCTGGTATTTCTAACCCACCGGCATCCCAAGCGCCTGTAGCACCTAAAAAAACCCAACCTACTCTTAAAAGATGA
- a CDS encoding YkvA family protein: MKFSIQSLYTWYRNLLRNPKYRWWVILGTLVYLISPIDIAPDFIPIVGQIDDVFLLTLLVSEVSGLVIEGWKARKGDMETEVADSAEGSQSTGSTIDVDAVSVK; the protein is encoded by the coding sequence ATGAAATTTTCAATCCAATCACTTTACACTTGGTATCGCAATTTGCTTCGTAACCCCAAGTACCGTTGGTGGGTAATTTTAGGAACGTTGGTTTATTTGATCAGCCCAATTGATATTGCCCCAGATTTTATACCCATTGTGGGACAGATTGATGATGTTTTCCTTTTAACCCTGCTAGTTAGTGAGGTGTCTGGGCTGGTGATTGAGGGGTGGAAAGCTCGTAAGGGTGATATGGAAACTGAAGTAGCTGATAGTGCTGAGGGTTCTCAGTCTACTGGAAGTACTATTGATGTTGATGCTGTTTCGGTTAAGTAG
- a CDS encoding SRPBCC family protein, whose translation MQDWLSKFIHRKRRRFCASLVRTYREISYASVDELWQKVADLTDVSWHPLLKSTNVPYGLVPKPGLIFHAVTRFSPIPIRIFVERVNPREMLSIRVLAIPGIEERVTYQVESTVCGTCLSYSVTLRGWLSPLIWSLSRPYADRVARSLVEAVEKAALPKVSSKKKSLNDSCFDF comes from the coding sequence ATGCAAGATTGGTTATCCAAATTCATCCACCGCAAACGTCGTCGGTTTTGCGCTTCTCTAGTGCGGACGTATCGAGAGATTAGTTATGCTTCTGTAGATGAACTGTGGCAAAAAGTCGCTGACTTAACAGATGTTTCCTGGCATCCACTACTTAAGAGTACTAATGTACCCTACGGATTAGTACCCAAACCAGGATTGATTTTTCACGCCGTAACCCGCTTTTCACCGATTCCCATCCGTATTTTTGTTGAGCGCGTCAATCCTAGAGAGATGTTGAGTATCAGAGTACTGGCGATTCCAGGGATAGAGGAACGAGTGACTTATCAAGTAGAGTCAACTGTTTGTGGTACTTGTTTATCTTATTCTGTAACTCTACGGGGTTGGTTATCGCCCCTAATTTGGTCTTTATCCCGTCCTTATGCCGACCGCGTAGCCCGGTCTTTAGTCGAGGCAGTAGAAAAAGCAGCATTACCAAAGGTATCTAGTAAGAAAAAATCCCTTAATGACAGTTGTTTTGATTTTTAG
- a CDS encoding chromophore lyase CpcT/CpeT, with translation MNFSPQLIALGEYLAGEFDNREQALEDPVWYVHLRMWQRPVNLFTEDSITLFAEQASVINLDKPYRQRIMRLRQGRNSDTSLEVQYYIPQDPDALRGAGNNPALLNTLTPKQLDLLPGCILTVTQETLGRDRHKFIANPQPESLCSFTYLGNSVYVSLGFESTAVEFHSYDKGIDPATGKATWGAIMGPYRYTKRNQY, from the coding sequence ATGAACTTCTCGCCACAGTTAATTGCTTTAGGTGAGTACCTAGCTGGTGAATTTGATAATCGAGAACAAGCTCTAGAAGACCCAGTTTGGTATGTCCATCTCCGAATGTGGCAAAGACCAGTGAATTTGTTTACAGAAGATAGCATCACCCTGTTTGCCGAACAAGCTAGCGTGATTAACCTAGATAAACCTTACCGCCAGCGAATTATGCGCTTGCGTCAGGGCCGCAACTCTGATACATCTCTGGAGGTACAATATTATATACCTCAAGATCCAGATGCATTAAGAGGCGCAGGTAATAACCCTGCTCTACTGAACACACTGACACCCAAACAATTAGATTTACTACCAGGTTGTATCCTAACAGTAACTCAGGAAACACTAGGCCGCGATCGCCATAAGTTTATCGCCAATCCACAACCAGAGAGTCTTTGCAGCTTTACCTACCTTGGTAATAGCGTCTATGTTTCCTTGGGTTTTGAAAGCACTGCTGTAGAATTTCACAGCTACGACAAAGGAATTGATCCAGCGACTGGAAAAGCAACTTGGGGGGCTATTATGGGCCCTTATCGCTACACCAAGCGAAATCAATATTAA
- a CDS encoding NAD(P)H dehydrogenase subunit NdhS, translating to MILPGATVRVKNPADTYYRSEGLVQRLTDGKVAVLFEGGNWDKLVTFRLSELELVETTAGRKKAK from the coding sequence ATGATTCTGCCTGGAGCAACTGTTCGCGTCAAGAATCCCGCAGATACCTATTATCGTTCTGAAGGACTCGTGCAACGACTGACTGATGGCAAAGTAGCTGTATTATTTGAAGGTGGTAACTGGGATAAATTAGTTACCTTCCGCCTGAGCGAATTGGAACTCGTAGAGACCACAGCCGGACGTAAAAAAGCCAAATAA
- a CDS encoding MotA/TolQ/ExbB proton channel family protein — MDILDLFYKGGPAMWPLLVLSVLSLSVIFERSWFWLRILTQEKQIVDRILDAAQDNWQVAADIARQASNQPAGRFLYAPLRLAKSDAETFRLALEASAEDELAGMRRGEKLLEAVIALAPLLGLLGTVLGLIRALRAIRIGDLGTESTAGVTTGIGESLIATATGLIVAIISLVFYRLFQSFVVNQIKVFRKAGNEMELLYRQSPPDFSNNTSAIVPENFTPPRKPGKTKFPEPPEPPNTAN, encoded by the coding sequence GTGGATATTTTAGATTTATTTTATAAAGGCGGGCCAGCGATGTGGCCTCTGCTAGTCCTGTCGGTTCTATCTCTGAGTGTGATTTTTGAGCGTTCGTGGTTCTGGTTGCGAATTTTGACTCAGGAAAAGCAAATAGTCGATCGCATCCTCGATGCTGCTCAGGATAATTGGCAAGTAGCGGCGGATATTGCAAGACAAGCAAGTAATCAACCTGCTGGACGTTTTCTCTACGCTCCCTTACGTTTAGCCAAAAGTGATGCGGAAACCTTTCGACTAGCATTGGAGGCTTCGGCAGAAGACGAATTGGCTGGAATGCGCCGGGGCGAAAAACTTTTAGAAGCCGTAATTGCCCTTGCGCCCCTATTGGGATTGTTGGGTACAGTTTTGGGTTTGATCAGAGCTTTGCGAGCAATTCGGATTGGCGATTTAGGAACTGAATCTACAGCTGGAGTAACAACTGGTATTGGTGAATCGCTGATTGCTACGGCAACAGGGCTAATAGTTGCGATTATTAGTTTGGTGTTTTACCGCCTATTTCAAAGTTTTGTAGTCAACCAAATCAAAGTTTTTCGGAAGGCAGGGAATGAGATGGAATTGCTCTACCGCCAGTCCCCGCCTGATTTTAGTAATAATACATCAGCAATTGTGCCGGAAAATTTCACTCCGCCCCGCAAGCCAGGAAAAACAAAGTTTCCTGAACCTCCTGAACCCCCCAATACAGCTAATTAA
- a CDS encoding Mrp/NBP35 family ATP-binding protein, producing MYDVLDSRSVLEVLRPVEDPELRKSLVELNMIRNVKIDGGKVSFTLVLTTPACPLREFIVEDCQKAVKKLPGVTDVSIEVTAETPQQKSLPDRTGISGVKNIIAVSSGKGGVGKSTVAVNVAVALAQTGAKVGLLDADIYGPNDPTMLGLADAQITVRSTETGDILEPAFNHGVKLVSMGFLIDRDQPVIWRGPMLNGVIRQFLYQVQWGELDYLIVDMPPGTGDAQLTLTQAVPMAGAVIVTTPQNVALLDSRKGLRMFQQMNVPVLGIVENMSYFIPPDQPDKQYDIFGSGGGSKTAAELGVPLLGCVPLEISTRVGGDSGVPIVVGDPDSASAKALTAIALNIAGKVSVAALT from the coding sequence ATGTACGATGTCCTCGATTCTCGCTCTGTCTTAGAAGTGTTGCGACCAGTGGAAGACCCAGAACTCCGCAAAAGTCTGGTGGAACTGAATATGATTCGCAACGTCAAAATTGACGGTGGCAAAGTTAGTTTTACTTTAGTCTTGACCACTCCTGCCTGTCCTTTACGTGAATTTATTGTTGAAGACTGTCAGAAAGCTGTTAAAAAACTGCCAGGCGTTACTGATGTCAGCATAGAAGTGACGGCAGAAACACCGCAACAAAAAAGTTTGCCAGACCGGACTGGTATTTCTGGTGTCAAAAACATTATTGCTGTTTCCAGTGGCAAAGGTGGCGTTGGTAAAAGTACGGTGGCGGTAAATGTAGCAGTTGCTCTAGCTCAAACTGGGGCGAAAGTCGGCTTGTTAGATGCTGATATTTACGGCCCTAATGACCCCACCATGCTGGGTCTGGCTGATGCCCAAATTACCGTGCGTTCCACTGAAACAGGTGACATCCTGGAACCTGCCTTTAATCACGGTGTCAAATTAGTTTCAATGGGCTTTTTGATTGACCGAGATCAACCAGTAATTTGGCGGGGGCCTATGCTCAATGGTGTAATTCGCCAGTTTCTCTATCAAGTGCAATGGGGAGAACTGGATTATTTGATTGTAGATATGCCACCAGGAACCGGAGATGCTCAGTTAACTTTAACTCAAGCAGTGCCGATGGCAGGGGCGGTAATTGTCACTACGCCCCAAAATGTAGCCCTGTTAGATTCTCGCAAGGGATTGCGGATGTTCCAGCAAATGAATGTCCCGGTATTGGGGATCGTGGAAAATATGAGCTATTTTATCCCTCCCGATCAACCTGATAAGCAGTATGACATCTTTGGTTCTGGTGGTGGCTCTAAAACTGCTGCCGAATTGGGAGTGCCACTTTTGGGGTGCGTACCGCTAGAGATTTCTACACGAGTTGGCGGTGACAGTGGTGTGCCGATAGTTGTTGGCGATCCAGATTCAGCTTCAGCAAAAGCATTAACAGCGATCGCTCTTAATATTGCTGGTAAAGTGTCAGTTGCTGCCCTGACATAA